In one Trichosurus vulpecula isolate mTriVul1 chromosome 8, mTriVul1.pri, whole genome shotgun sequence genomic region, the following are encoded:
- the LOC118829759 gene encoding LOW QUALITY PROTEIN: torsin-2A-like (The sequence of the model RefSeq protein was modified relative to this genomic sequence to represent the inferred CDS: substituted 1 base at 1 genomic stop codon) yields the protein FVENPAPAKPLVMSFHGWTGTGKSYVSSMLVQYLFRNGMTGPHVHHFSPIIHFPHADQIECYKSDLKQWVLGNFTACVHSLFLFDKVDKMHPGLLGVLCPFLGPSWVVYGTNYXKAIFIFLSNAGGEQINQLALDAWRACRDQEELQLGDLEPAISKAIVNNPQHGFWQSGIIDDQLLDLLVPFLPLQSHHVRHCVTNDLAQLGLAQQQEEEVIQAVLDGTAFFPEEEQLFSSNGCKTVASRITLFL from the coding sequence tTTGTGGAGAATCCTGCACCAGCCAAACCCCTAGTGATGTCCTTCCATGGCTGGACTGGGACAGGAAAATCCTATGTCAGCTCCATGCTGGTCCAGTACCTGTTCCGAAACGGGATGACCGGTCCTCACGTGCATCATTTTTCTCCCATCATCCACTTCCCCCATGCAGACCAGATAGAGTGCTACAAGAGTGACCTAAAGCAGTGGGTCTTGGGGAACTTCACAGCTTGTGTCCATTCCCTATTCCTCTTCGATAAGGTGGACAAGATGCACCCAGGGCTATTGGGGGTACTCTGTCCCTTCCTGGGACCTTCCTGGGTGGTCTATGGTACCAACTACTGAAAAGCcatcttcatcttcctcagtAATGCTGGTGGGGAGCAAATCAATCAGCTAGCACTGGATGCCTGGCGTGCCTGCAGAGACCAAGAGGAACTCCAGCTTGGGGATCTAGAACCCGCCATCTCTAAGGCCATCGTGAACAACCCCCAGCATGGTTTCTGGCAGTCGGGAATTATAGACGACCAGCTGTTGGACTTGCTGGTCCCCTTCCTACCCCTCCAGAGCCACCATGTCCGGCACTGTGTGACCAATGACCTAGCCCAGCTTGGCCTGGCCcagcagcaggaggaagaggTGATCCAGGCTGTGCTGGATGGAACTGCCTTCTTCCCTGAAGAGGAACAGCTTTTTTCTTCCAATGGTTGCAAGACTGTTGCTTCTCGAATCACCCTCTTCCTATGA